CAAAACATGTGCTTTATATGCATATGCATTTTTGGATATTGTGAATGCTacttgttttaattggttagtATATTTTAAACATGTCACTGCATGTTGCATTGCCACAAACAGTCATACAGATGTTAGATGAGCAAGTCTTAAGCCCCGTTGCAGAAACTAGAAAGAATAAACGCCGTAATTGGTTACCAATTATTGCAAGACAAAATATAGCAGGAAAAGGAAATGCGGACGGAAGCTATTTTATTGGTTATCCATGTTTCAGTTTTTAAAAACCGTGGactgaagattgaaacaaataatcaAATTTTGGGAAGTATCTCTTTATTACAGCTAACTTCTTTTCAGATTCACTTAGGGCATTTTAGTTAACAGAAATAGGAGCAGGAAGGATTGGGAGAAGTTAAAAATAGGGGAAATAAGGAAACCGAATCGGATCAACTAGTCCCCCCTAGTTGATCTAATATTTTAGGTATTTGATTGTGGATTTCAAGGGAAAGCTCACACTTTTCCGATTCCACATGTGTTAGTAAACACGTGAAATTTAAGAAGTGAAAGGATTCCCATACCTGTATGTTAGTAACTGCAGTCTGCAGGGAACTAAAGAATAAAAATGACTTCAATTCCTATTCCTGCCCTTCGTCAAGAGAATTATAGTCATTTAGTTATATTTCTCAACAATGTTTAGAAAAATGTTTTGTTCCTCTCCTTTGTTATTTCCAAGAATGTGGAGAGAATGTATagagaaaaaaaaggttttCATACCATTGTCACTTATTGCTTTCTGCATATATTACATATGTAAATGAAAACGACTTTCTTTCCTCTGCTTATTTACAAGCCAAATGAAGGCAGTCTTTTCAAATGTTGAACTGAGTATGCTGCCtgttatattattgtaatttaccctgttatattattgtaatttaccTTGTTCCTAGTGTACCGATCACACGACTTTTACTAGTAATCTTCAGGCTAAGTCAAATTGAAAGATAATTACGTAATTGCATCAAATAACTTTATCTTCCTAAGGATTCCTTTGGTTGCACTATATCTACTCGTTGGTTGTCTTGCAAATAATTTGCAACAGTGAGaaaagctaaattttttattataagttTTATCTCATGAAACATGTGTATTAACTAATCGAATATCTTGGGGAAATTGCGGAAATTGCAGTGTGCTCCTGTCTaatttgatgaagaaaaaggCTCAAGGGTTTTTCCCAAAAGAGAAGGTTCTGAACGATGAGTATGAGCATGTACACGATGCTATTTTTACGGATCCGGATGATCAAAGTGGTTGGTTTTATTATATTTGGCTTCTTGATCAAACGATGAAAACAGATGCTCCTCTTCTTGTTTCTTCCTGGCCGGCCCATGGTTCTAATGTAATTTTGTCGAGAAATAGGCAAGCAAGTGACTATTCTTCGTCTCCATTTGGTAGTTTCCACTCTGATtcaggaacagtaccactgatTATTTATTTCAATCAAGCTGTTGAAGGTGTAAACTCATCCAGTATAACCATTGAATCTTCATTTTCCACAAAAGATCTTGTTTGGAAACCAGTCTTACAAAATAACTCCCATCTCTCCCAAGTTTGGGTTACACATATTAAATTTCCGGATGCAAAGGCCCAGTCTTCAGAAGCTTATCAGCTGAAAGTTAGTGTTGGGCAGACTCAGGGTCTCATTTCTGCAAGTGGCTTTCATTATAGCCATCCTACCCAGTTTGCATTCAAAGTGTGTGTATGCCCTATTGAAACTGAACCAGCAGAAAAGCAGGGCGAGGACATAGTTTTGTGGACAGATGAAAATTTTCACGCGTACCAAACACAATCTCAGGAGCTACATGAGGTAGTTCCTATTGGTCAACTAAGTATTAATGATGTCCATGAGCCTACGGCTTCAAATTGGTGTGCAGAGAGTATTGCTAATGAAATAGCACTCTTCCGAGAATTGGTGTCAGAGATAAATTGGTAGACCTCCTACATTTTATGAGAAGCTTGAATGTTTGAAATTTCAAGAGTGTTAATAATCCACTTTTGATATAATTTTTGCAGTAAAATTGGAAAGCTTACACTAGCAAGGCTATTAACAGCTCATGATGTTATCCTGTCTCCGTGTACAAACAAAATGGTCCACTCTGACGAAGTTCTTCAACTATATACTGACTTAATAAAGTTGGACCCATCACATTCTCAGTATTACAAAGACGAGCACAGCCTAGTTTTCCTGCGGAAGGTAATTACCTCTTCTCCACCTCTTGTAGTAGGTTATGATCCTCTATTCTTTCAGGGTGATGCTGTTGCATGTGCTTCTGGATTTATATTCTTCTGTGACTGTATCAGTGGGTGAAGATCCTGACCTATTTGTGGATTACACCGACTCATAGATTGTAATTAAATAATCTAATTTCTTCAGTGGTAAAGTGTATACCCTGGCTGATAGAATGGATGCTATACTTATGCTTgattatttaatttttgaagTGAAAAATATCtatttttgttagattagacCATGTTTATGACTGTTATAAGTGGTCTTTTTCTGAGACTGGTCCAATATAATGTTGGTATTTGTTTATAGAAGCCACATTTGAATTTTGATAGACAACTATTTTTGTGTTCTGTGACAATTAAGATTTATTTGGATGTCATTAAATAAGAACTTACTAAAACTTCCATTTACTTTAGGTTTCCCATTTTTTGAAGTTCCGCAGTTTGTTACATGTTTATAACTAATGCAGATAACTTCCAATAGGGAGTCTCTGCTGAGACATTGCTTTAGCCATAAAAACTTGGCTTCTTCGAGCATTGGTAATGATGTATGCCTACGATTACATGTTTATAACTAATGCAGATAACTTCCAATAGGGAGTCTCTGCTGAGACATTGCTTTAGCCATAAAAACTTGGCTTCTTCGAGCATTGGTAATGATGTATGCCTACGACTAAGCAACTTATCATTATCGCGGATGGGGTCTGTTGAGAAATTACTGTGGGTCCAAATGCTGGACCTCAGCCATAATGAACTTCATTCACTTGAAGGTATACTTCTTTTGCTCATGTTGTGCATCTTAAACGCCTATGTGGTCTCCACATTTTTATCCAAGTATTTTCCTCAGATTTATGGAAAAGTTATGattttataaaatatattgTTCTTTAGTAGTTTTCTTTGGGCATTCAGTTCATGTGGGGCTGATATAGTCGGGAACAAATTCAATATTTAAAGGGTTGCCTTACCAGTAGTATCTAGGAAGCGTGTTGGAGAAAATCACCATGATtagaattttgattttttaagcGTTCTTTTTCTTGCTAGCTGCTGGACTGTAGAAAATTCTTAAAACAGAGAAAACTGGGTGGTTGCACCAGTGGGACAATATAGAGGGGttgtctttggttttcaccTGATCCGAAGGCACTAAAGCCCTAAGTTGCACGGTTATCTCTAATTTAATGAGGCTTTGACTGTACATTATGCATCCTAGTACTCAATAAGCTTTGTGGTTGATTGTTTTTCATGTAAGAGGAAAAATGTCTTATACTTGGGCCTTTGGACAGGGTTGGAGGCCATGCAGCTTCTATCTTGCTTAAATCTGAGTAACAACAAGCTCGGCAGTTTCACTGCTCTGGGGCCTTTGAAACTGTTGAATTCACTGCAAGTTTTGGATATCTCGTACAATGAGATAGGTTCACACACTATCGACACGACAAGGTATCAATGTTCTACTCCTCTTTCTCATACAGAAGAAGCTAGTTGGAACAATGAAGAAATTGTAACTGGGGGAGCCGATGTGAAAAGTTATTGGGAAGCTTTTCTGATATTTAAAGGCATGAGCTTGAAGCAGTTAGTCACTGTGGGAAACGCAATTTCTGTTGAAAACTTCAAGTCATTTGTGGTCAAGTGTGTTCCTACACTCGAGTGGCTGGATGGCGATAAGTTGCATTGACCTTTAATTCCGGCTATTTTTACAGTGAAGAGTACCATGTACTGATAGTTAACCAAAGAGAACACATGATACGTTGCTAGTTTTGACCCAGATTATTAACTCGTCGGTAGGAGCATAGACTACAGGTTTTCAATTGTCTTATGTTCTGGTGAaaatgtgtttttgtgtgtttcaaAATATGCGTCATATAGAATGCGTTTATTTTGCAGTCACGGTGCATTGGTTTTGCCTAGTTTTGATTGAAGTTGTTAGGTAATTACAGGGTAGCGACCAAATTTTCTGGAACTATTATATTATTACAAAGGGAGGTCGTCGGACATGGAAGAAACCGATCGAGTAAATGCTACCCAGAATAGCATTGAATTAGAAAAGTGCGGTGGCTGCAGCGCGGACAAATGACGGAACTGTAGAGACCTTGAAAGGAAGAAATGGAGGAATTTAACTGGCAGGGTGATCAAGCCATCTTGCATTCTTCTTGCTGCGGTGGCTTGTATTTGAACTGCACAGCAGATTGCAGAAAAATATCAGAAGGCTAAATAGTGAAACCAACAATAAATGTTTTTGCTAAAGCGCAACGGGGGGAGGATATAGCATTACTATTTCGGAACTCTTTCAACGTTGAGAAGAGATGTATTACTAGACTAAGAATTAGTTGGTAACTAACACGTGTTTCAGCTACAAATCAAATTGCGCAATGTATGAGATAGACGACAATTGAGAAGATATTTTGAACTCACCAAAACCTTGGGCAAGACTCTCGCTGTTAAGTTGTTCCTCCAAATTCATTGGAATCCCATGAAAGCAGGAGCTGAGAATAACACCTGCAAACAGCCCTAATAGGGCAAGAAGATAAATAGCCTTGTTCATTTTGTTTGACTTTGATAccatattctctctctctctctctctctctagatttgtGTGGGTGGTTTTAAATTAGCTCAGAGGTACTCCCTTTATATAACAACGAGATACTTGAAGCTCTTGCTTCCAACATGCTCTTTGATTATTTCAGTTGGTCAagtttttggtttaaaaatGATGGGAAGCTTCATTTGGTCAAAACCATTTGGCCCCTCCTTGATTAAGGTATTgagcgcgcgcgcacacacacgtGTGTGTATATAAATATGTGAGTACTTGCGTAGACTTGAGCGTAACCAAGTTAATTAGAACTGTATAATATTTCATATACTAAATTACTATTAAATTAGTCCATCAACAATACTAAATTGCCCTTGATAATCAATCATAGGCGGTCATTAAAAAGTGTTAGAGAGATTATGTTTTAAGAACATATTTTGTATACAACATGATGTGGTGAAACATGATGTGGTGATAaactgttgaattttttttataataatttaaagaaAGAGTTACAACCATCATCACATCATGTGTGGTTTGCAAAATATGTTTCAAGTAGATGATCTCTCTAACATCACTCTTAAAAAATATGAGTAATAAGGAGTTGTTGTGGACTCTTGAGGAGCACGGTGTGAAGGTGTCAACTCAGATTTGTTTGTTAGAGACATAAAACAATGAAAACCTTTTTCTTGGAGAGGACGTATGACAAAGTCAACTCCCCAATATTGTGTATTTTTTATGATCCAATATTTAATTTGTT
Above is a window of Malus sylvestris chromosome 15, drMalSylv7.2, whole genome shotgun sequence DNA encoding:
- the LOC126603737 gene encoding geranylgeranyl transferase type-2 subunit alpha 1-like; its protein translation is MHGQPRKPAKPEDEAASAARAEALRALQSHFFSNHHNKVYTDEALQLSGKLLEQNPEFYTAWNYRKLVVQQNLDRCSESDPDSLKSIIDRELKLVESALRQNFKSYGAWHHRKWVLSKGRSVLDREMKLLKQFQQLDPRNFHAWNYRRFVAALLNRSDEEELEYTREMIENNFSNYSAWHNRSVLLSNLMKKKAQGFFPKEKVLNDEYEHVHDAIFTDPDDQSGWFYYIWLLDQTMKTDAPLLVSSWPAHGSNVILSRNRQASDYSSSPFGSFHSDSGTVPLIIYFNQAVEGVNSSSITIESSFSTKDLVWKPVLQNNSHLSQVWVTHIKFPDAKAQSSEAYQLKVSVGQTQGLISASGFHYSHPTQFAFKVCVCPIETEPAEKQGEDIVLWTDENFHAYQTQSQELHEVVPIGQLSINDVHEPTASNWCAESIANEIALFRELVSEINCKIGKLTLARLLTAHDVILSPCTNKMVHSDEVLQLYTDLIKLDPSHSQYYKDEHSLVFLRKITSNRESLLRHCFSHKNLASSSIGNDVCLRLSNLSLSRMGSVEKLLWVQMLDLSHNELHSLEGLEAMQLLSCLNLSNNKLGSFTALGPLKLLNSLQVLDISYNEIGSHTIDTTRYQCSTPLSHTEEASWNNEEIVTGGADVKSYWEAFLIFKGMSLKQLVTVGNAISVENFKSFVVKCVPTLEWLDGDKLH